Part of the Elgaria multicarinata webbii isolate HBS135686 ecotype San Diego chromosome 5, rElgMul1.1.pri, whole genome shotgun sequence genome, ctcctggcacacagcccggaggcgggcacgttgaagccctgtgaaggtaataggcaggtatgcatcagttagtgggccaggacattcattgcgcaatgagatgccacattggaacccacattacatgggcatggtaagcagttctaggggccactgcctacatggaaccaggatgggggatgggctttgcacctggctgccaacatgcattatacatgggctgggatggagaaatgacaagttggccaaggcactggcatgaggctgagtgcaaccaccacacagaggggcaggcaatgattatagcaggtggtgcagggcagcttcagcatggctgcagtgttgggggatggggcacagtgatacaaagggtacttacttgttgggcggcgctcctcccacgagggtcgcccagcccgatcccacaactcgtgcaggagggtgtagaaggggggctgggctctcctaggagggctaccccggtagcactccagagcctcaaagaaggccgcctttaggcctttaaacttgctcctgcactgctcagcagtgcgggagtagcccgcgatggagaggctccttgcagccctcctgaaaatatcaatagtctggaggctggagctcctcatgaggcgctccgaccttccagactgcaggaggagctcaaggagcatctccatctcgggctcctgccagtaggcgaccctccgaggctccatcttgaccggggtaggcctgacgtacgcgccccctgttgacgtttttcggaactgcgtacatgcgcaaagaagcggccgatgccaataagcacggtttgcccttcggagacatacgctccccctgttgacgttttccgagattgcggacgtccgcaaataagcggacgatggtgataagcacggtttgcccttcgggctacatttaggatgatttcacgttgcgcagtttgactggagtttattattattactaatttatatagcaccatcactgtagatggtgctgtacagagtaaacagtaaataacatgcatgtgggcgtacatagcatatatattattgcatacatgtgggcgtacatagcatatatattattgcatacatgtgggcgtacatagcatatatattattgcatacatgtgggcgtacatagcatatatattattgcatacatctgggcgtacatagcctagagttgattgcacacaagtgggcatacggctgttactctggggtaaaggactggaaggactgcacaggggaagaagcacagtccaattttatgaggcaggctgtcagcggcggttagcccacaggaactctctgacagcatcccgcaccttgtgcccttcccgggtgtggcgattggcctcattgacgtagggctcgcccagagtagccagctcaacagaattgtgctccgccgcctccacgagcatggcgtgccccttggtttcgcagatgttgtgcaggatgacgcaagcactgatgaccgaagggatgttttcttcggccagctccaggcgcacgcctatgctccgccacctccccttgaggcggccgaacgcctgctccaccacaaggcgtgctcgcctaagacagcggttgaagtgggcttgctgtggagtgagtgccccaccatagggtttcatcaaccactcacgcaaagggtacgcgccatccgcaataatgaggggtggaatctgctggccgtgcaatctgattgttggatgggtaggcacgaagacacctgcatccatcgtctcacagaggcctgagttggcaaagacataggcatcatggttcttgccgctccatcctatttccacattgatgaaccgccccttgtggtcgcaggtcccctgcagaatcatggagtactcatccttcctgtttatgtattctgaggcttggtgtatcggagattggagaggaatatggctgccatccaccgcgcccacacaatgagggaaccccagctccccaaaaccatgcatgatctgtggggcagaaaacacaaagggcatattagtgacagcgccattgttccgaagttgcggacctccgcaaaagtgagtgcctgttcccagcgcattcccccaccccatcccccatcccccactcacctctgccacgttcccaatcttgactgtacgagctaggagggtcacttccatggcaaagcacacctccaggactatttgtgccgccgtagagcagcctaccccgaactgctctgctgtggtcctgtagacgcaaggggtagccagcctccatagggtgatggctaggcgtttctccactgggataggtctacccatgacagtcaacctcctgtccagatgcggccgcaactcctccacgatttcaaaaaaggtgcccctgctcatgcggaaatggctcagccattgctcatcgtcccactccttcaggacaaagttctcccaccagtccttgctcctcggccgggcccagaagcggcggcatgtctcgcggacgtagtcgccatacgcggccagcatggctagcctcgttcggcagagggcggcccgcagcttgctgcggcggagtagccacctccccagttgttcccgcaactgccgccgcctggcagccacctgtgcacggaggcgctgatactccgacagaagcaagatcagcatggctatggccgcgcaaagatcgtcacggtcctcgtcagggagcatagttgccctctcgggttggctatcgtttcccgcacagacgcgcacacacagccacctctgctgccctgatatgctgcatccggacaatgcgcttccgctggcgcagctgtttctgccagatgtgggttggctccttgggatggggcagagggcacagaggcgatcatcgccgccgacacctcagaggcatgatgggagatgtaggcacagagtggccatgcagacgattgacctcgggtcatatgacacccgccacgacccccatcaggaagtgagcgcatcaatgttgaccctcaacagcaccagcagcacttcggctggcactggcactgccgccgctgccgccgccagggccggcggcggcatcgctgacggctgcgcaagtttgcggtctttcggacgtgcgcaaaccgtgcagcgagcgaaaaaaaaagccgcggcaatcaggccggtgtggctgcgcaaccgttctcgcggcggcagcagcacaaccggcgcaaacttccgccacaaatcgaaggcaggtgtggatgatgaggcgtcacggctgaacgggaaaagccgctttcaccgctcctcaacgacggaacacccggtacgtctagcaacgcccatggTTAGCCTGTATAGTACTTCATCTTAAGAAAATGCTAATATGTTGGAGTTTCTGCTCTCTCCTTCCATGTCTACTAGCTCAGCCAATAAATAAGTTTAGGGTTTTAATGTATAGCTATTCTTAACTCTCATCCAAGTATGGTTTATGATCCAGAATCTATGATCATTGTGACTGACCTTGAGGAAACAAGAACCTTAGATTATAGATCCATAAAATCCTTCCATAGAAGTAAACACTAAGTAGCATTGCTTTTCTCAATCTACTCGGAAAAGCTTTTAAGCTGAGAAAAATTGGCTCCTGAGTCATGCTTGTGTGAACTTGTCAAGGCAAAAAGAAGGGCCtttctagacgaggccttagcgcgccttctgtcccggcttccctgctgtgcatccagatgacgcacaggggaatccggagacaggccgcgctgaggcctcctccaacgcaccataagccaatgcgcttatggcgcgccttttctccagctccggcctcaggccggagctggggaacgtctagggacttccgcagcttttcgcggctcctcgcttactcgtgaggaaccgcgaaaagccgcggacctggcacagcgctcataggagcgctgtgcccatcggcggggggggcgaaggctgggagggtgggtggcagggtgggtggcacggggggagggcgggtgcgatcgcgccgtgcgctgcccgggcaatgcctggcatggggcggcatgccaggcattgcccgggctcgggcggcgcgcggcgcgatcgcacccgccctccccccatgccacccaccctgccacccaccctcccagccttcgcccccccccccccccgtaaaaataaataaataaaaaaccttaccttgtccgctgtcttcgggccgcacccggcccctttaaaataaaaattaaaaaatggcggacgacgcagggcttccgtcctccctgcgtctccgccgtctgtaagcctgggggaggcgcgctaatggtAGCGCGCCTCAgcgccgcctccctgccagcgtaagctggcaggtctagcaaggccccaagagacagagaaagatgggggggggggagagagagaaagatgaagaCAGAGGGAGGGACAGATGTGGGTCACCAACCACGCAGAGGAAGGAAATGAGATCAGCAAGTTCCCTTTAagatttttcctccctctctcaaatgtCCTTTGCTACAGAAAGCCAAACACAGAATTCCCTAAGGAGATGTGGAGCTGCAACAAGGATCCACCTTCAGGTCCAGCACTAAAActctgcaggcagaggcagcaatATTACTCTGACTCCTAAACTGATCAGTGTTGTTCGTTTCGCTGCAAGAAAGAAATGTTTGAAGTGTGCAAATGATGCATGAAGGCTGAGTGAATTAGAATCAAGAAAGGACTTAAGACAGCCGAGGAAAGGCGTTTTGAGAATCAGCTGACTCAAAAGGATGTTCAGAGAAAGGCTTAACTTCATATGCATTTAAGGTATCAGTGAAGTGGAACATAGTGTACTAATGATCAAAACGTTAATTTTGCCTTTCATTTAATTGAAGATGCCACATCCAGATAGCATCACTTTCCTTTCAAGGGTATTTAGAGGAAGAATATAAAGTTTGCCTTTGCAACAAATCAGTAGGTCTTCTCAAAACTTAATGGACTCTCATTTGCAGATAAATGGATATATCTCTAGATATTTTCATTTCTGTAATGTGCTCCACTTTCTGCCTCATGAGAATGGATGGtatttttaagatgctgtgatagcATTCAGCTGTGCAACAACTAATTCAAATTGTCAAAAGGAACAGGTAATGAGGCCATATGCAGACGACCATGTCCTGAGTGGATTTACATGATCTACATGATTATATTTTTCACATGGAGCTTCTAATTATCATTTAGTAACTTAGATACTTGAAAATTCCATCAAACAACTGTTTTGGGATAGGTATTTCAATAATGTCAGTAGGGAAGAAATaattcaacacaacagttgtatCAATGTGATTATCGatgtgaactgggcatgtttagcctggagaagagaagattgaggagagacatgatagcactcttcaaatacttaaaaggttgtcacacagaggaaggccaggatctcttcttgatcctcccagagtgcaggacacggaataacgggctcaagttaaaggatgccagattccagctggacatcaagaaaatcttcctgacttttagagcagtacgacaatggaatcagttacctagggaggttgttggctctcccacactagaggccttcaagaggcagctggacaaccatctgtcagggatgctttagggtggattcctgcaatgagcagggggttggactcaatggccttgtaggccccttccaactctgctattctatgattctatgaaataaccaatggattGCTCATGTCCACAGAATTGTATTTAAACTgtatttatctattttttaaaaacctttccgAATAAATCTACTTCTGATAATATATTGCTCCCGCATCTTGAGCAGAATTAGAGATGGCAATAAGCACAGATTTCCTACTGAAGATCTCAGTGGCATGTTGCATTGTCTTTTTGCATTACATTACGTGACGGAGAATCAAAGagtactaaggccttagctagacctaccttctatcccatgatggaggagggaagatctcacgttgtgattaatgcgagatccctcctctgtttacatgtaaggcgcgacaacctcaggaggagaggcattgtgctagcctttttttaaaaaaagaagatggagcacatgaacagttgtgcgcaaaggtaaggtttttttttttaaaaaaaaattaactcaatttccccgctcctcccaccctaccaccgatgggtgcagcactcatgaggacttttagcggacttttagcagacttttaaaggacttttagcagacttttagcagacttttaaaggacatttagcagacttttaaaggacttttagcagacttttaaaggacttttagcggaattttagcagacttttaaaggacttttagcaggcttttagcagacttttagcagacttttaaaggacttttagcaggcttttaggaccatttttaatggtttttaatctttgtaaactgcccagagagctttggttaacGGGGGTTCATCTACATCATAcaggatattgcggtatgaaagtggtatgatgaggtgaggcagtgactgttctgaaccagtgcctgggcacggtaatggactgcatgagggctaacaaactgagactcaatccagacaagacggaggtactgttagcgggtggttcatttgtccggcgaggtgatgtttgccctgtcctggacggggttgcactctgcCTAAAgaatcgggtctgtagtttgggggtgctcttcgatccagaactgtcacttgaggcacaggtgaactcagtggcaaagagcaccttttatcagcttaggctgatataccaactgcgcccttatctggacagtgatagcctagcaacagttatccatgctctgataatctctcgtttggattactgcaatgcgttatacgtggggctgcctttgaaaacggtccggaagcttcagctggtacaaaacagggcagcccgtttactaacagggactggctggcgagatcacattaccccagtccttttacaacttcattggctgccagtccaggtccgggcccgattcaaagtgctggtattgacatttaaagccctaaacggtttggggccaggttatctgaaggaacgcctcctcccatatgtacctacctggaccttaagatcatctacaggggcccttctccgtgagcccctgccaaaggaagtgaggcaggtggctactaggagaagggctttctctgctgtggcatcccggttgtggaatgagctccccagagaggtctgcctggcgcctacactgtactcctttcgtcgccagctgaagacctttttattcactcagtattttaacacttaattttaacttaaatttaaattatactgttttaactctgtattttaaccttatatcaattttgctgcgtggttttatcctggctgtgctttttatattgtattttgtgtttgtgttttaacctgttggttgttttatgatggttttaatttttgtgagccgcccagagagcttcagctattgggcagtataaaaatgtaataaataaataaataaataaataaaatgaaagcggtatataaaaggcaggagccacaccaagcagaatattgcggtatgaaagtggtatatggtatgtgtcaatgggccccaacagtgcagttcaataccactataaaccagtagtgtggctcttgccttttatataccgctttcataccactttcatagtgcaacatcttgcttttagcagacttttagcagacttttaaaggacttttagcagacttttaaaggactttcagcagacttttagcagacttttaaaggacttttaaaggacttttagcggacttttagcagacttttagcagacttttagcagacttttaaaggacttttaaaggacttttagaagacttttaaaggacttttagaagacttttagcagacttttaaaggacttctagcagacttttagcagacttttagcagacttttagcagacttttaaagcaCTAGATCTGTAAAATGCCcggaagaaaagaaaattatttgcccagcactgaatttatttatttattaaatttatataccgctccttaGCCgtagctctctaggtggtttacaaaagtgtgGAAGGAATCAGCTGTATCCTCTATTAAAGCGTATGATAATCTAATCATTTTTTTTCAAGATGCTTTAACTTATGCAGGCAGGTCAGGGCCAGataatactgcccctacgatctataagggccctatTTGGTTTGACAGGGAATGTTATCTGAAGAAAAATTAgataagggagtcttatataacctacagaaaatcaggctacaattatctcccttcgacctattttcagctaaaaaagcaatacaagtccctcatagcccaaaaaagacgccaagctgaatgAAGCTCCTGGTccttgctgttaaatgcctccttgaataatgattcaaaaatgttttggcagattgtgtcgggtGCCTTatgatccaactgccaagcacctagttgcacaattccagctcaggtctgggaggatcatttcagagccattt contains:
- the LOC134399418 gene encoding uncharacterized protein LOC134399418 isoform X2; translated protein: MLPDEDRDDLCAAIAMLILLLSEYQRLRAQVAARRRQLREQLGRWLLRRSKLRAALCRTRLAMLAAYGDYVRETCRRFWARPRSKDWWENFVLKEWDDEQWLSHFRMSRGTFFEIVEELRPHLDRRLTVMGRPIPVEKRLAITLWRLATPCVYRTTAEQFGVGCSTAAQIVLEVCFAMEVTLLARTVKIGNVAEIMHGFGELGFPHCVGAVDGSHIPLQSPIHQASEYINRKDEYSMILQGTCDHKGRFINVEIGWSGKNHDAYVFANSGLCETMDAGVFVPTHPTIRLHGQQIPPLIIADGAYPLREWLMKPYGGALTPQQAHFNRCLRRARLVVEQAFGRLKGRWRSIGVRLELAEENIPSVISACVILHNICETKGHAMLVEAAEHNSVELATLGEPYVNEANRHTREGHKVRDAVREFLWANRR
- the LOC134399418 gene encoding uncharacterized protein LOC134399418 isoform X1, with product MLPDEDRDDLCAAIAMLILLLSEYQRLRAQVAARRRQLREQLGRWLLRRSKLRAALCRTRLAMLAAYGDYVRETCRRFWARPRSKDWWENFVLKEWDDEQWLSHFRMSRGTFFEIVEELRPHLDRRLTVMGRPIPVEKRLAITLWRLATPCVYRTTAEQFGVGCSTAAQIVLEVCFAMEVTLLARTVKIGNVAEIMHGFGELGFPHCVGAVDGSHIPLQSPIHQASEYINRKDEYSMILQGTCDHKGRFINVEIGWSGKNHDAYVFANSGLCETMDAGVFVPTHPTIRLHGQQIPPLIIADGAYPLREWLMKPYGGALTPQQAHFNRCLRRARLVVEQAFGRLKGRWRSIGVRLELAEENIPSVISACVILHNICETKGHAMLVEAAEHNSVELATLGEPYVNEANRHTREGHKGFNVPASGLCARRSLLQLRRSSTQQRRAVGREAPLLRRPPQSNLPAAHPPHHLVSPQPYHKQGLVLVPRTFCLGAWGRGCIHWRGSGAHQSSGIQMNTYVASSLPGCAPFHLPTHSLTTVLVVHSPLPSLTSSTPLLFCDR